gtatggtacaacgcctttccaggggtcggtgggtggggggatttgccttgaaattttgacagtggcgagctgttggcatacgcgttacatgtaagggggtgttactaattatgtaacgctataggggtagaggaagagggtactgtgttcggtttacgtaacatttttgaaaactatatgttatttttattcattacttagacctaaaaaggtgtttttttggaaatgcgcggtcagtctaggatcgatccccatcggcgggtatatgaaagaccatggtatgtgatatccataatttttttttagcgggtttccaaggcgcgtgtgcagggatttcagcggggttggggttatagactgtgttgaacTAAGTTTATATGAGGCCATGCTCCCCccgaaaatacatttcaatattttttaagcttgggcaagtaagagTTTCgacctccccctgcacatgcacccgattcctctctaagattgtatgtcaaaattaccaaatgttagacatccaacagcagatggaaagaaggataggatatgttttatttaacgacgcactcaacacattttatttacggttgtatggggtcggttgattattaaatcaatatgctttatctttgatgtcgttaaacacccccgccccccccccaactttaccctttccaaacgaaataatatttatttgaatttgtcgattttaacacgtaaaattaagaagtgaaaacgttcattgtctactttagtatattttattttaaaaatatatacatgattaatgtattattagtatacaaactaaactttgaaagttctactaacactttataaaatatcaattctgaaataagaaggtacgactgtcgataatacgttgtcaagatcaaaccggttttaacgaaatactctagtaccgtatcctcaaccgaacgttcttcgtacagcgcaagatttctcttttaattttttgagacgaaccctacaatttgaaatcagcaaacgcacgtgttaactgaaactgacaacaggctgtcgtttgtgctttgccgagctatggcggcacaggcgacgaatcaagcgtatacttttgacgatatccgttcatagcgaacacacacgacttttttaaaagtgcatttgaacttttatttcacatttgtacatgatgtcataatatggtaaccagagaatgtaactttaaagaACACAACGAACATATAATGCATGGATACATATAATACGAATTTATGGTACTACGATTTTTGTCCACAAATTTAAGTACCTAacgaaatgtgtattttagcaAAACCACGAATATGTCACACCACGAAAATAATGGATTTCACGGTGTTATTAAAGGATGCGGCGATACTATTTCTTTAAGAAAGAcggatgttaaatatattaggTCATATGACGAAAATTAAATCtacgaaattaaaaaacaaatgttttgtttaacatcactagagcacattggtgtattaatcatcggctattggatgtcaaacgtgttaattctgacatagtcttacagaggaaacaagctacatttttccattagtagccagggatattttatatgcaccatccaggatagcacataccaaggcctttgatataccagtcgtggtgccctggctggaacgagaagtagcctaATGGACCCAGTGACAGAGATCGATGCTATACCGATAAAAAAGGAGGATATCAcgatgttataatattatgtggtGATAGTGTGACTTTAAGACAGATGTTAAATATTGCAGGTCGTACGGCAACTGGCGGAGTAACGGCAGGGACAACGGCAACGTCTCCCAGCGTTCTGACACGTCGAGGTTTCTCCGAAACAAAGTGCCAAGCACACCGGGCGAGGAAGCGCTGCTAGCCAGGAGACAGGTGGGTTAATTTTAGTCTCATCAAGATCGCAGGTCGAGACGCTGCTAGCCAGGAGACAGGTGGGTTAATTTTAGTCTCATCAAGATATCATGTCGAGACGCTGCTAGCCAGGAGACAGGTGGGTTAATTTTAGTCTCATCAAGATATCATGTCGAGACGCTGCTAGCCAGGAGACAGGTGGGTTAATTTTAGTCTCATCAAGATCGCAGGTCGAGACGCTGCTAGCCAGGAGACAGGTGGGTTAATTTTAGTCTCATCAAGATATCATGTCGAGACGCTGCTAGCCAGGAGACAGGTGGgttaattttagtcatcaaggTCGCATGTCGAGACGCTGCTAGCCAGGAGACAGGTGGGTTAATTTTAGTCTCATCAAGATCGCAGGTCGAGACGCTGCTAGCCAGTAGACAGGTGGGTTAATTTTAGTCTCATCAAGATCGCAGGTCGAGACGCTGCTAGCCAGGAGACAGGTGGGTTAATTTTAGTCTCATCAAGATCGCATGTCGAGGAAGCGCTGCTAGCCAGGAGACAGGTGGGTTAATTTTAGTCTCATCAAGATCGCATGTCGAGGAAGCGCTGCTAGCCAGGAGACAGGTGGGTTAATTTTAGTCTCATCAAGATCGCATGTCGAGGAAGCGCTGTTAGCCAGGAGACAGGTGGGTTAATTTAATTATCAATATAGCATGTCGAGGAAGCGCTGCTAGCCAGGAGACAGGTGGGTTAATTTTAGTCTCATCAAGATCGCAGGTCGAGACGCTGCTAGCCAGTAGACAGGTGGGTTAATTTTAGTCTCATCAAGATCGCAGGTCGAGACGCTGCTTGCCAGGAGACAGGTGGGTTAATTTTAGTCTCATCAAGATCGCATGTCGAGGAAGCGCTGCTAGCCAGGAGACAGGTGGGTTAATTTTAGTCTCATCAAGATCGCATGTCGAGGAAGCGCTGCTAGCCAGGAGACAGGTGGGTTAATTTTAGTCTCATCAAGATCACATGTCGAGGAAGCGCTGCTAGCCAGGAGACAGGTGGGTTAATTTTAGTCTCATCAAGATCGCATGTCGAGGAAGCGCTGTTAGCCAGGAGACAGGTGGGTTAATTTAATCATCAATATAGCATGTCGAGGAAGCGCTGCTAGCCAGGAGACAGGTGGGTTAATTTAATCATCAATATAGCATGTCGAGGAAGCGCTGCTAGCCAGGAGATAGGTGGGTTAATTTTAGTCTCATCAAGATCGCATGACGAGGAGGCGCTGCTAGCCAGGAGACAGGTGGGTTAATTTTAGCCTTCAATATAGCTTGTCTATCGACTAGCATATAATATGCcacattgtaaaaaaattaaagtttgtttttgtacattgatttattaaacatcggctactggatgtcatacagttggtaattgtaacatgatagtctcagagagaaagcccgctacatttatccTTTAGTaccaagacatcttttatatgcaccatcccatataatAGCACAtaacatataccagtcgtggtgcactggctggaatgagaaataacccaaatggacccaccgacgggtatcgatcctagaccgaccgcactagcgctttaccactgggctacgtcccgcccaccacactgtatttagtatttatcattcctgtatgtgggacaacgaataaccggcctcggtggtgtcgtagttaaacCATCGTACATACggccggtaggtacagggttcgaagcccgatgccggctctcacccagggcgagtttttacgacccaatgggtaggtgtaagaccactacaccctcttctagacagtccagatagctgaagagtgtgctcaggacagcgtgcttgaaccttaattggatataagcatgaaaatatgttgaaatgaaatgacaacgaatagaaataataaaataccattTACCATTATCTATCCATCTCGCTATCTGCCTTtctatttatctgtctgtctgtctatgcaactatctatctatctgtctgtctatttttcttatttcgaatttctttaatattaatataagatTAAAACTATCGATCTataatgtctgtctgtctgtctatctatgtatctatctgttTCTTACCTtgaatttcttttatattaatataagatTAAAACTACACCCAACGTTCCAACAACAGAAACCAAACACAGAATGCAGAAAACAGGAAGCGTAATGGAAAGAGAAACCCCAAATACAGACCAAagtgttaaatatttaaaaaattgaattaaagtTATTCTTACAGTAAACCTTTATGATATATCCCGAGACACGAGCCATCAGAACCAGAAATAATGTTTGAAAGTCCCACGAGAAAAAATTTATAGTTGATTGATTCgattttataattgtgtgaaAACGAGTTAGTAGTTGCATTACTCCAATCAAGATACACTTTGTAGTTGACCGTGTTCTTCACCAATTGGGTTAAGACTAATACACTAAAGgtaatttgaatttgtttaatCCCATAACATTCCGTGTTCGTAGCCAACATTCACGCCTTTTAAGTATAACAAAAACAGATCAAAATTAGATTTAACCTAGAAAACAttgataaaatatgtttcatcgTACAAGATGAAGCGGATTTTGTCTTGTTTAGCATATCCAAACTGTGCATTGTAAACAGTTTGATACTATTAGACAAGATTGTGACATAtagcattttattatataacatttagtgaaatatcttaaaatatcagtgaaataaaagtgttatcaatcactcagtgacgataccacattttagagtgaaattgtcactatttcactctaaaatgtgttttcgtcactgtagaaagtgttattttcactgtaagaaagccggaactattttgttCGTGagaaaagttcaacccccccccccctccccatatcaaggtcagtatctggtgtgtccaccattggcccgtgaacatgcgtgaagacgacggggaaaggattgccacaaacatctcaaataagccacaggaatgttccttcactcctcctgcaacgcctgtgcaagctcagcgacgttacgcggtggtggctggcagtgatgtacacgacgtcctaactcatcccacatgtgttcaattgggttcaaatccggtgaaaaggcgggccagttcataacggtgataccggcttgttgcaggaatgcctgggtaattcttgcagtatgtggacgggcattgtcttgttgaaacagaaggggacctcctggtcttcggtgatgGAGCAAAAGTGgcctggtcttagaataacgtcaacataacgctgggctgtaagggcatcgtggacaacgatgagatcactcctgaaatcacagttgattgcccccataccatcagacaaccgccgccaaaccgatcacgttccctcacacatccgccagcgtaccgttcatggagtctcctgtacacacgtgctcttccatcggcaaaggagacagagaaacgggactcatctgaaaaaacaatgctccggtaaaaggctggtggatgattaccattctggagagcaaactagtctcgcagcacgatgtcgcggtgtcatggtGTTACCTTTGTACGGgtgtctgcatctgagtccagccgttctgagtcgacggatgatcgtcatcggatggataggccttccatgatgtcctatcgtgttgcttgctctcatcgtcgcagttctgaaccggtcacggaggtggtgtcgtcgaatctgccgatcttggcgtggggtcgtaacgggacgttgaccaggtcgaggtggATCACGGCCACTCCCGGTCAGTTAATGACGTTcatcaagtcgtccaatagttgatggatggactctgaaggtcctagcaacttggctttgcgaagtccccccttgaaccatgcccaacgctcgctcccttttttcttctccgagtcgtggcattcttaatgtaacgaggaatatgacaccgttacgtgacttttatgtgtccacatactggtaTTCACGTGCactgcatgcagcatgattgagcatgtagtgaacgcatttcacaccattgtgtgtgtttctgctattgtatgtgtaacgagaacaaaaccaggattaaaacccagaaaaaagtaccaatcaatggcttcctctcataaattgttattttaagtccaataaatatatttttcattattcacaacaaaatattgaaaaatatctgttttgcgttttcattgtgtgtcagtatacttttaaaatagatCCATTACTTCTGGATTAAACACCACTTTaactgtaaacaataaaatatcgttagtgtgtgtgtgtgtgtgggggggggggggggggggtcaggggcTGTTATATAATtctattttatctttaaaattgaAACCTTTGGGAAACATTTCAAGATTTTAAAAGTCTAACTAAAAGTAACTGCAAAACTATaatgtataaacaaaaaatttgACCAATTGCTAACAGTCTTGGGACAAAACTAGGCCAGGtgacatgtattttaaagaaggCACCCCAGATAATTGTTTAATGAGTgccatttttttacaaatgtaagTAGAAAGTTTGAATTTTGGATAGCCTGAGCTGATGTGTATGCTTATTGTCAAAATGACTTTAAAAACCTCACGATGGTCTCGCAAATGATGTTTTATACTGGCACTAGCTGGAACACTTACTAATTGCCTCAAACCAATTACACGCACATACGGTCTGGCTTCAAAACATCCCACTTTATACCCCAACACATAAAGTTTACAACAGGCTCGaggataatattttaaaactgtcttCACAATCTAGTGGAAACTGCTGAAGATAAAATCGAGACCCTACACATGAATCCTATTTAAGCTGATATCGGCGGTTTGTACAAAAGGTGGATTGCGCACACAAGCTCTAAAGACTTGactgaattaaataaaaaccatAATTTCCACTCGGTTGGTTCGTCGAGTGATACGTGCTACGTTACGACGCTATTATCGTTATATCTGTGGGGAAATCTAGCCATCTTTGAGTAGACAATGTCCTTCCTCTCTGAACGATGCTCAAAAGACAGCCAGAAATGACGGCCCGTGTATCCTATCTGAGTAATGAGCTCAACAGTTGCTGggagttttattgttattagaATTATTAATATTCCTGCGCTGTGAGCAGCCGCATTGTCTTTGCATTTGTGCACTTCGTTAACCTTACCGCCGTACAAAGTCAGTGGTAGATCTAAGGGGGCCCCAAGGCCCCgctcccctaaattttgtgacagttatatttCCCTGGTGTACAAGTACATTGCGGTAATCCGTATCTAATTATTACaattgctttctttctttcgttttgtttccctctctttctcttattattatatttggtttgcatataaactatttatagaaatcatatttttaaaagaacaactGCTAATTATTCAATAAAGCACTAGTATGAAACTGGTAAAAtctgaaaacagaaaaaacatGATATATCGTTTTTgacatttgtaaaatatgtaaACAGGGGCGGATCTAGGCTTTGGAGCAGGGTGGGATTGATCATCTATGcatatgtgcatatatatatatatatatatatatatatatatatatatatatatatatatatatatatatatatcactgaatagtctgtctgtctgtctgtctatctctctctgtctgtctgtctgtctctctctctctctctctctctctctctctctctctctctctctctctctctctctctctctctctctcgctgtgcATTGCCTTTACTTTGACAACCATTAGCCGATGTATTTCGTGTGcaggtgtgtcgttaaacattcattcattcgaacATCTGAAAAAGTCGACTTTATTTCCTGTTTTGGGATTTAacctttttttaacaaataacaaacagatGAGTTTCTATTTTGCACAGATAATAACGGAAAACGAAATGATCGAACAAAAAACAGATCctaaataaatagatataaagaacaagaatgaaagaaaagaaacgaaAAGGGGGGAAAAGGTGCACTTATAAAACATGTGCTGTTGGAAGATAAACATATTGCTAGGCTTCggtaaataaatactttttctaCATTAGATAACTATGCCTTGTCATTTTGGTCACTGAACACGAATCCGGTGGAATGTGTTGTCTGCGATCACTTTTTATATCCGGACCTTTAATTTGTTCAAGATGGAGGCCAAAGTTGAAATCACTTCATGTATTATGTAGCTGTTAGATCCTTCACACCATGTAACATATGCATATATGGGATTTCTGGGTCAGAGAAAATGAAAATGGCACTAGCATAGACTTCATATAGTGGTCTTTCATTCTTTGTGCACTAAAAATATCGAAACTATTTCTACAGATTATCATGGAATTGCACTATTTTGTTACAAGCTTGAGTGACCAATTTGTAAAAAGGTCATATGTTCATTATACtgtatttaaaaccaaaacatggGTCTACCTCTTTATTTTTGAAAAGAGGTGGCATAATTATCTGAATCTTCCTGTTCTGTCTGTACACTACGTGTGGACAGAAGACAAAACTTATTCAAAAGTCATTATGTCAGTGTTGGAGGTGTGGCTGCTAGTGCCATACTCAGGGTGGAAGATGCTCATTCACATAGTAGGCCTACACCAGACTCATTTAACccctcttctcttttttttttcaactctaccaatattttcttcttttgttttcttctttttcttctgcaTTTTCTTCCTACTCAAGCTCTCGGGTACGGTATTAAAGGTAGGTTTTGAAATCTCATTTTGAAACCTCATGTTAAATCATACCTACCTGTACTCCCATTTTCATATTCTAACGTTTTTTTAGGAAACAGTTTTTGGTTCCGATATTGTATGCATTATTAGCGCGTCAttgacaatttaaaatatttctctgAATTTGACTTTGAACTATTATACGTCTTCATTTGCTGAAACATTTCATTGTCAAACGATATTTGTGTAACCACTGCTCTTTTAGTCTTGGgggtaaacatttttattatccaATCAAATTAAGATTTCCTTTGCCACAATTTCACTTTCATTGCCCTTTTTAGTTTATTGAAGACTTTTTTTCTGGTGCATTGCATACAGAAAGCACTCTGGTGATTAGGTAGCCACCAGTTATAAGTTTTGACTGATGTCTGCAAACATGTTGGTAGTCCTCAGGGTCAGCGAataagtgttgttgttgttttctctcTGCATTGTTTGCATAGACAAAACATGGTCCCTGGGATTATGTGATCCTTTTTAACAGGGGCGGAACaaagccctgtggtaaagcgttcgcttaatgcgcggtcggtctacgatcgatccccgtcgatggacctattgggctatttctcgtgacagccagtgctccacaactggtataacaaaagccgtggtatgtactatcctgtctgtgggatgatgcatataaaagatcccttgctgctaatcgaaaagagtagccctttaAATGGCGAGAGCGGATTTCCTATCTCAATACacgtgtggtcattaaccatatgtctgacgtcgtaaaataaaacgtCCTCCCTTTTTAACAAGATGTTTTgctatcaaatgtttttttttttggtgagcACATGAACCAGTTACAAAGTGTGCGCTTCAACTGCTTGAAACAACTGCAGCGAAATATCGTATTTTTAGTGCATAAAAATGCTCAAAGTGCCATTGTATGAAGTCAATGCTATTTAAAAGTGCAATGTTCGTCTTCTACACCCCCATAcctatatattgatatatttctCGGGGTATATGCTCTAAAAACTGAATTATTCCCGACAAATGACGAAATgtggccgccattttgaataaattagTCTTCCGTATATAAAATATGACTGTAGACCAAACATTCCGCCAGGTTTGTATGTTCAGTGACCAAAATGAATGGCCATAGAAAATGCTAGGCACAAAATTCGACCTAGATTTGCCCAAGTCTAATATTGcaagttcatattttaaatattaaattgcgATGCTCTTATAACAGTTCCAGCTGAACCTAATTTGTTTGTCTgaaagagaaagatagagaaacGCCggcacacacaaaacacacacacacacacacagcgagaacgagagcgagagagagagagagagagagagagagagagagagagagagagagagagagagagagagagagagagagagagagagaggagagagagagagagagagagagagagagagagagagagagagggagaggggtgTGATTCACGTACACTGTGTAATGTATAACCGTAATGTTTAACAGGTCATCAAGATGCTGATCGTCATTATAGCCGTGTTTCTCGTCTGCTGGGGACCTAAACTCATCATTCACGTCATGAAGAAGTTCCAGGTGAAGGCACTGTACACACAGACTTCGTTCAACCTCATCGTGAGTATATTTTCAAGGGCGGAGACAGGGTTTTCTCGGGAGGGGTGTAATACttaaaataaagaatatctAGAATATCGCAGAGTACACAAACGTGtattacaaatacattaaaatttaaagtgtgttttgtttaacaacacaagtagagcaaattgatttactCATCAATAAACATTGAGTAATtctgagagagaaagagagagagagagagagagagagagagagagagagagagagagagagagagacgcataatttgttcattagtaggaatggatcttttatatgtaccacctcacagacatgatagcacataccaatggCAGTGTTAATTGTCTCGGGTACCTGTATCGGACCTGGAACAGGCGTGCCTGACACCTCGGAGGCACGTTTATACAGTTCAGAGTCCGAGTCTTATATCGGCTCCAAATGTAGGTAATGAATCGGGATTCGAACCACGAAATCTAAGTATGATAGACCAACACTCTACTAACTGACATGATAGAGGCAGCTACTGGGAGCACTTTGAACCAAAACTACTACATTATATCTCGTACATTTGCTAACTTTATTTATTCAGGGCAcgtttatatgaaaatattatggGAAGTTCGTGTTAACTTCAATTAATGAGTTCTtatatctttaattatttttgtttttagattgCTCTTGGCTGTTTGCCATACATCCAATCGTGTCTGAACCCGCTCATATACGTGCTGATGTCCAAGGCGATCCGGAAGCGGATATACAACGCCCTCTCTCGGTACTGCTGTCTATGCAACGTCCTCTCCCGTTCGTCAGGGAGGCACGTTAACGAGTTCgtattgaccaatcacagcgCAACGGGACAAACTAATATTAAAACGACACTGGACACTTACAGAAGTTACGGTGCTAATGAGGTTACTGAcgtataaacataaacataatatatgctattattattattattattattattattaatattattaattattattattattaataagggAAAAACAAGTTTGTATTTCCCTTATGTATTGAGTACATCGAGTACTTAACCTTTGCCCTTTTGATCAGATTATCTGAGaatctattttaaaatttatttctcCAAACATGTAACTTACTATATAGTGGACCTATTGGCTAAATGGTGAtctttacatttgttttctttcttcagtaaaataaaaataaaattatgcacGTCCTACTCAAGAGTATACTgtttagcaatctgattaaaattagctttactggtctaccagtagatctaacagcattgcgtggactcccatgtccaggtgacatttcatctataaataacaatttaaatatcgatcaggtgacatttcatctataaataacaatttaaatatcgatcaATTACagttcgccttttatagcgttattcgggagcatacaaattctaaattctaaaaatatcggtcgagactatttatgcaataggcgaacttgttggtctatttcaacattaaaaaacagggggaaaatgcagtaataaactatggattgtatactattataaacagattttataactataccatcacgtttttgggttttttcgtcttgaaacgaattttatataaaattttatgttgTAATTAGTTTCCggtatacttcgtaattcacccgaatcatttcgtataccctcggcataatcccgaatgttttcaaattcttttcaaatcactggcatgattttgcaagtaaggttttgattggtcgaatgaaaggtcaactggacatgaactccaacgggGTACTGTTAggtccacaggtaatagtaattaaccaatTATAATTAGATTGACTGTTTAGTTCTGAGATAGTTGggctattttgtttattaaaacacCCATATGTACATACTCGTATATATGGACCATAAATTACTGCATGTATAAAGGCAAGTTACGATAACAAATAATGAATTGTATTTGTAAGatgcacatttttgttttaattttcgtTCCTTTTCACAGATACACTTAGcaagagaattaaaaaaataggtTTTGATATGAACTGTTAATATATTCAAAACATAGTcacaaaaaacataaacaccAATAAGCAcgtttgaatattttttactacTAACTTGTTTATAGCGCTAAACATCTcttgaaatatttctttctaaaaTGTACTTTGAACCCCTGCCCCCGAAACGCCCCCGAAAAAAAAGCCACACCCACCCAATCCCTGAATTCTTGGGGAATTAAGATTTATTGCTCCTtcattattgtattttaatatagaCTTTACCTTCATAGCTATTATcttgaatatttttgtttttacttagtAGAAATATGCATGATTACAGATGGTTGTGTTAAGATATTGTTAGTAATACCTTATTTGTCTGTTAATTACTTCTGCATTGTACTTTTTTGTGTTGCCATAAATTATGTTagacatatttattgttttctctAGTTTATTCCctgttatttgtaaaataaaatataacatattgtaaataacaaaacaataagaacacaataataataatatcaacaacaacaaagacagtttaaagtttgttttgtttgacgacaccactagagcacattgatttattaatcatcggctattggatgtcaaacacaattttgacgtgtagtctttgagaggaaacccgttacatttgtttctattagtagcaagggatcttttatatgcaccgtcccacagacacgatagcacataccacgatctttgagataccagtcgtggtatactggctggaacgagaaatagctgatGGAGATcgacaacaacaaagaaaacaaagcacaaagaaaaaacaaaaaaaacaacaagagaagaccagaacaaaacaaaaccctacGTCTTCAAAGTAACCGTGTACACGTTTCTGCAATTCAAAATGAAGTTTCCTGCTCACATTTACCCCATGTACCGTCATCTTAACCCTTATACAACAGCCATACCATGCTGCCTTGTTCTAGTTATCCTTTGGACTCCGCTTTGGACTCATCCAGTGAGTCATGCATATGGTTTAGAAATTTCTATTAGACTATTTTCTAGATTATACAGTTTGTCTCAGGTTGTGATACGACTGGACACTGTCATTGGCGCCCTCATTAGCGACAATACTCCCACGATCTCGCCTAATGTGACTTGTTTGCAGATTACAATAGAATATATTCACCAGGTGCATATCAGTAGTTGTATTTTTTTGGtcaacaaaattgaaatatccAAAATACACGATTTACggattgttttacaaataaactatcattttaaaatggatAATACATGGAATAACGCACTCGATTTCATTAGACATCCTCTTGAATAGACTCGTAAACGTCCCATGGTATCTGACCGCAATTCGTTCGGAAATGGTGTTTAAAGAAAACTTGTGCAGTATGGTATATGTACCAACCCGAAGTGGGCGCATGACTCAGTGGATGAGTCCACATAACTCAAAGTGTACGTCCGCATGAC
The sequence above is drawn from the Gigantopelta aegis isolate Gae_Host chromosome 6, Gae_host_genome, whole genome shotgun sequence genome and encodes:
- the LOC121376162 gene encoding cholecystokinin receptor-like; protein product: MWQLVLLFGFPAVVLAFCYIRVILILWISTRQLQTMTSPQRSYGNWRSNGRDNGNVSQRSDTSRFLRNKVPSTPGEEALLARRQVIKMLIVIIAVFLVCWGPKLIIHVMKKFQVKALYTQTSFNLIIALGCLPYIQSCLNPLIYVLMSKAIRKRIYNALSRYCCLCNVLSRSSGRHVNEFVLTNHSATGQTNIKTTLDTYRSYGANEVTDV